In Silurus meridionalis isolate SWU-2019-XX chromosome 19, ASM1480568v1, whole genome shotgun sequence, the DNA window CAAGGATCTGATCGAATGTATTTTTTACCACTGATGCTTTAGACTTGAATTTTTATCGTCCTGAACTTCTCGTTTTCATCACAGTTGTTTGATAATCTGATCTGATTGGACTGAATGTTACTTTACAGAAGAACGCTGAGATGGAGCCTCAAGCTGTATAGATGCTTTACCTTGAACTTGTGGTCTTGtgtattaaacacaacaaaaccgaTTGGACTTCAGAGCTTCTCTGAGAGTGTGTcgagggtgccaatactttacGGAAAGTGTGGTTCTGTAGATGTTTTAGTTTTCAATATTTTAGCTGGTCCTGAAGTGTAcatgaagaagaaggagaaaaaggagacgACTTTCTGTCATGTTGGACAAGAAACTGAagttattggattttttttgtctcacttTTGATGGACAGCTAATTCTTTTCTTCTAACAAAGAACTCTAGAAGACTTTTTAAACGTTCTACCAGCTTATCCTGTTTCTCAAGAGCTGGTTTCCTCTTAGGAACCAGAGTTTTGGAGGCTATAGTGACGTTTGGCCAGTGATAATTCTGTGATGTTCGACTGTGTGGAGATGTTAGGCATGGGCTCCAGGCCTCACTTTGAGGTCTCCTCTCATCAGAGCTCCTGTGTGTTGAGGAAGACAAACTCTTTTTTCTCCACTCCAGAAGCGTTCTCCTACAGCGCCGGCCTGCAGTGTAAGTCTCACTGATTCTTCTTTAACTTCTCATCAGATTTTCATTTCCAAAGTTTCTCATGTCTTCTTCACATGTCTCTAGATgtgtctggattttttttataataaaagacACGGATTAAACTTTTGCATATCATTAGTATATAATTTGCATATGATTTGCTATTACAAGAATACTCACTAAGGGGTGGAGCTTTGAGTTATGAGGTGGAGTTTCTGTCATCATCTGAAGCTGAGGCATTTCCACGTCTTTCATTTGGCAGCGAggacaaacttttatttatccTGATACTTTCTATCCATTTAAAGCTACTTGATGAGATAGTTCCTGTTCTTGCTTAGAAgctataaacatttgtttctcACGACCTctcctcattcactctctcgaCACAAAGTGcaaactcctctgtcctgaagatgtcTGAGAACTTAAAGTTACAACTTTTCCTCTGACTGTTACTGAAGCACTGatactgaagactccttccatacacattaatataaacatctGTAAATGAGCAGCTACTATAGAAAGTTAGTGTGCAAAATGTCGCTTCTTAATATCTAGAACCTGTCAGAAGGTTACTCCTGGTGAAAGGTTCTAATGGGAAAACACTTGGATTATTTTGTGGATGTATATAATGTTCTTGTTCAGTTCCCTGCAGACAGCATCCAAAAGAAGAACTTTAAGGGTTTATTTgaacttaattaaaaaatgagtCCTACAGAGAACCTTTAATAAAGAAACTGTATTGATAAGAAAATGCTTTGTAACAGGAAACCTTTAGTTAAAGGGACCTGATTCTCTGTGAGAGACTGGGTCCTTCAGGGCTTTAAATGGTTTTTTATGGGTCCTTCAGGGCTTTAAATGGTTCTTAATGGGTTCCTCAGGGTTTTTATAGTGTTCATTAGGGGTTGGTTGGATTCACAATATGAAAACAGATctttctaaaacatttaaaggGTTCCTCCAGAGGAACAATTGGAGAACAATTGGAGAAGGTCCAAGAGTGTTGAGCATGTAGAGTGTAATTGAATgatttgggacagggccatagagtggagagagagagagagtgtacaGTGAGTAGTGACTGTAGGGAGTGATTTGGGACAGGGCTGTAGAGAGTGTACAGTGAGTAGTGACTGTAGGGAGTGATTTGGGACAGGGCTGTAGAGAGTGTACAGTGAGTAGTGACTGTAGGGAGTGATTTGGGACAGGGCTGTAGAGAGTGTACAGTGAGTAGTGACTGTAGGGAGTGATTTGGGACAGGGCTGTAGAGAGTGTACAGTGAGTAGTGACTGTAGGGATTGATTTGGGACAGGGCCGTAGAGAGTGTACAGTGAGAAGTAAATGTAGGGATTGAATTGGGACAGGGCCGTAGAGAGTGTGGAGGTAAAATAGTGATCTTATTTCCAGGGGCTTGTGATTTGTCAGGATGCAGTGTTGGATTTCACTGGAAAAGTTACGTAAACACTGCGAAAAGCTGCAGGTGAGGATCAGGCAGTTTCCCACTCATCAGCCTCGTCTTCAGTTCCACCAGGTGATGAGATCTTCTTAGCAGAAACAACTCACTTATTCTGGAGCTTCTGATAACATCAGttacaatattatataaataaaataaaaatgcaaatctgGTAAAATAAACCACataacaaatacacaacaatgtgtgtgtgtgtgtgtgtgtgtgtgtgtgtgtgtgtgtgtgtgtgtgtgtgtgtgtgagagcaggtTTCACAGCTCGATGTTGGAATTTGGCTCTGTGCCGTTACACAGTTTTACAGCAGGACTGCAGTGTGTGAGgggaaatgctgtaaataacacacacacacacacacacacacacacacacacacacacacacacacccacctaaaagttttatatattaaacctaaaagttttattttaacaataaattataaattgtaaaagatatttaaattgctgattttttctgcttttattttttggtgtgaaagaggcagatgtagaggactggaaaaaacttttaaagctctgtttttagttaaatatagaggtgtttttatttaattcatttaaaaaagtgttaatttttatttaaaggtaacattaaaactatattttgttattgaatgtaattttaacaatttatttaaattctaattttgattttatttttgcttaatGATATAAACATTAAggcataatttattattttgtagtaagttattcaaatatttgatatattaaatatatttgtttatataatctgtaaaactatataaatcatataaataaaaacacagtgatgtttatattttagaatattatgtataaactgataatattattgttttgaAATTCCTCTGTATTGTAAGTGAActatataaaatcaataaaaaagcacaaaatgtaAAACCTGCTCTGCTAATGTTTCTCAAAATcttagaaataaaattaattcattaattcatcacTAGCACAGATCGCTACAGATTTGTCATAGGGTGATGCTAAATGATGATGCTAGCACCTAgcttgtaatttatatataatggtaatatataatatgttgtgtattatttaaataactCCGCCCCTAATTAGAAAGCATGAAATGTTTTATGCTTATTGTGACATGAGGCTTGTAGCAAAAACCCAAGAAAATAGTTTGcatgaaacatttaaaattttgaaaacataaaacatttgaaCAGAGTTTATAAATTTCCCTTCAGGGGATAAAATCCTCTTGATTGTAGCTTTAGCTACATTACAAACTAATAAGATTTTTAAGGGTGTTTGAAAAACACTGTACTAATGCTAGCTCAAGGCTAATACCAGAGGATTAGCATAAAAGTACCTTTAAAACTAACTTTTCCCAGCATTTTTCCTGAAGTTTATGTCTCTTGGttttgtcgtgtgtgtgtgttgtgtgtgtgtgtgtgtgtgtgtgtgtgtgtgtgtgtgtggttaaggGGGGTCAGGGTGAAGGCGGAGCTGCAGGTGAACTTGGCACTGGTTTGGTTAGCGTTGTTGTTGTGAGTGTGAGGGTGAAGTGCAGGCTGAGACTAAACTTTCACTCAATTTCACCTTCCAGAAAAAAGAGtgaaggagaaataaaaaaagaagagggtCGGTTTATGGGGAAGTGTAAAGAAGAAAggatgctttgtgtgtgtgtgtgtgtgtgtgtgtgtgtgtgtgtgtgtgttgttgaatGAGACGTAATTCAGGTTTAACAAGTGTGTGTAAAGACAAAAACCCTCCGTCAATGTCCAGTcagcgtctctctctctctctctctctctctctctctctctctctctctctctctctcgtgtttgtctgtgtgtttgtgtgtatgtgtacgtgtgtgtatatatgtgtgtacgtgtgtgtatggttgtatttgtgtgtatgtatgtgtatgtgtgtgtgtgtatatgtgtgtgtgtgtgtgtgtgtgtgtgtacgtgtgtgtatggttgtgtgtgtgtgtgtgtgtgtgtgtgtgtgtgtgtgtatgtgtaaatgtgtgtacgtgtgtgtatgtgtgtgtgtgtgtgtgtgtatgtgtgtgtgtgtgtgtgtgtgtgtatgtgtgtgtgtatgtgtgtgtgtgtgtgtgtgtgtgtgtgtgtgtgtgtgtatatgtgtatgtgtgtgtgtgtatatgtgtgtgtgtgtgtgtgtgtatatgtgtgtgtgtatatgtgtgtatatgtgtgtgtgtatatatgtgtatgtatgtgtgtgtgttgccccAAAAGGCATGTTTATGTAGCAAGGATGTGTAAAGGGCACGGTGGTGTTAccgtttattattttgtgtgtgtgtgtgtgtgtgtgtgtgtgtgtgtgtgtgtgtgtgtgtgtgtgtttgtgtgtgtgtgtgttttattgggTCATCTCATGGACAATGACCGGCTTTGTTTTAAAGACAGgaaggatgtgtgtgtttgtgcgtgtgtatgtgttttatttattttaagtaactgagtaaatgattttattattttatttatactttgttTTAATTCAGATTATTTGCAGtattaatcatgtttttttttttttttattaaatattagtttatattaatctacttttatttgttctgATGAGTTTTTTTGCGTCGTATTCAGGGTCAAAATTCCTACTAAATACTTAcactttagttttatttatttttgtcaaaatctACACGCAgccatgcacgcacacacacacacacacacttatgcatgcacacacagacacacacacccatacacacacatataaattatatatatatatatatatatatatatacggtatattttttttatctcattcttttcatttatctcattgagtctccatgtgctgttagaatgatctccactcttctgggaagattttgtggagatttttcagccacaagtgtgttagtgaagtcaggtagtaATGTAAGTGATGAAGGttttctggggtgcagtcagtgttcacattcatcccaaaggtgtttaattgggttggagctctatagcaggagatctccaACCCATatatagcagatcttcatggagctgagtttgtgcacatgggtattgtcatgctggaaaaggtttgggtctcctagttcaagtgaagggaaattttcatgCTATTGCTATATTCCAGAGACGTCTGATTCTGTGTCTCCAAATGTTCCACATATTCTTCCAACAGAAGACCCTCATATGGCTGGAGatgtcaagtgtcccaatactactGGCTAAATAGTgtatccacatacacacatacacactaagtGTAAATGTCAAGAAGGTGGAGGATTGATGTGAAAGTCAACATGCTCTCAGACCGACCTTCTCCACTGGATTAATCACATTTCACACTGTACTGTTACATGAACACACTACATGTAGGGATCCTGGTGAGTGGACACGCCTACATCACTGAGAGAACACGTCTGTAAACAGAGAGCACATTAAACATTCATCTACAGTCATACAGccacaaaaatgctattttaaatatacagtacagtgctgtattaacattttacttcttttataattataattctatttgtatttatacatttaaatatttcaacatacaactccataaaaacaattccctaaaGGTTTTCTGGTCCATcgaaaaatcagccaaactaattcaTTATggggcaaatgcaattccgcattAAACCGGGGCGCCAGATTCCAACCGCAGTAAAGCGGGAGATTACTGtttatacattcacacacacacacacacacacacacacacacacacacacacacacacacacagatgaagaTGAAATTCCAAATGGgaagaaagaataaagattCTGTCacaggaaaaaagaggaaaagaattctacataatattaataaaccaATAAACTCAACATTatattagaataaataaataacttaacgttattaaaataattataacataGTCATTGTAAATGACctcagtttgtttttgttgtttttatgtcttttttattttattttatagctttCCATTCATTTATGATccaattttttaatacaattttaatattttgctttttttaatttgattattttcgtatattatatttagatttttctctccacaaacctttttataaataaaatgtaatgtttagcGGTGAAACTCATAAACTGTGTGCAGGACTTTCCTACTGACctcatttctgtcttttcattTGAAGTTTTAAGGTGTTTGAGAGACACAGACGTTCCTTTTGATTTTTATGCTACAAACATGGTAATGTAACGCTATGaggatttactttgaccaacaaatatataaatatccagATCTTCTacttattttcattgaaaaatcctcccttagcatgaagaacagctttacacactctcagcatccggacacttcatttctccaaacacttcattgtgcttttgtaaaacttGCTAGAGATGTTCTTCAATAGTTGgaaatttctttcttgtgatccagctCATCCCGGAGCAGTTTAATGGGATTTAGCcaaataacattatttatttatttatttatttatttatttatttatttatttatttatttatttatttgtttatttgtttatttgtttcaaaTTAAATCTTAATATTCGGTAATTTGACCTTTTGAAGGTCAAATAGGTTACAAAAATACACTTAATTTTATCTGTAAGTATTGAACTTTATTATCTAAATttgcaatattttatatttatttagcattaatATGAAACTGAGCACAAATTCAACATTCTAAATGAACatcaatattataattattatatatatataattattaaaattttaaatcatttttatctGCTCACTTTCACTGCTTTGTcaaatattttagtatttataataaattgtttaaatttttagAGTTTTATTTAGCAGTTTAATTTGTCACCAGAACTCTAAACTTAGTGTTCAAGTGAGGAGTCAAGGTCAAAACCAAGGTcaaacacactcttctcacaCTCAGGCCCTGCCGTTCGTCACTCCTCACATCCTCTTCATTTGTCCTTACTTCtgttcttaattttttattagccCACCCCGATCCCCCCCTACCCCCAGTCCTGTGCTCGTTAAGCGTTACCCTCCGGGTGAGAATTCGCCCTCCATTCATCCACTCGTTTTTTTTGCGGTCCAATAAAATCCTGAGTTCTGAAGAAcccctttgcttttttttctgtttttttctctattattcccttttttgtttttacacgttgGGAGTCCGAGGGACAGAAGGACAGATGGCGACGGTGTGAATGAACGTATGAGATGACCAATAAAACCTCAGAGTGGAGCTCAGACCTcgtcctaaacacacacacacacacacacacacacacacacacacacacacacacacatgcagagttTACAGGGAGACTTACGAGGCTGCAGGTTCTGTAAAAGATCCATGAAGCAGCTGTGAGGAATTCACAGTGCAGAGAAACGCAGGACAAGTCAGGGGTCAGAGGTCAGGGGTCAATACTCTGACACGTCAGCTAAAGCCTAGCTTCGTTCTGCTAATGACTAAGAGTTAAAAAACTTCTTGctttctctgttttttatttcaatccTTAGTTTTTTCCATCTTaatttctccttctttatttatattctttttttttttacaattacttctttatatttttctatctgtttttcggtctcttttcttctgtcctttttaaattattgttttcttttcccctGTCCATCTTAagttctgttcttttttcaatactttctttctttacttctctccttcactttatacacttttacTTCTTGACTGTtgacatttttcttcttcacgTCACACCTCTTTCAAAACATCTTTCAACAATTtgctccttttctttctttttctttttctctttttttatttctccttcaTCATTTCTCTCCTTCATttcactttctttatttctatcttttcttccctcctttttaaaagaattgaattttttctagtatttatttctgttcttttttaaattagttttttctttacctctctccttctttcttttttcttttattattactttacttAACTTTTATCCTCctgtgcaacacacacacacacacacacacacacacacacacacacacagacgtttGATGAACACATTAGTGGATTAGTTCTGAAGCGACAAGTCGAAGATCAAACAGAAAAAGTGTGGAGTTCAGTGAGAGTTAAAGCTGCTGAGCGACAGAAAACCAAAAGCGCAAAAATGAGCCAGATGGCAGCCGAGATAAActtcagatgtgtgtgtgtgtgtgtgtgtgtgtgtgtgtgtgtgtgtgtgtgtgtgtgtgtgtgtgtgtgtgtgtgtgtgtgtgtgtgtgtgtgtgtgtgtgtgtgtgtgtgtaagaatacATGTCAGTCCTtgtactgtctctctctctctctctctctctcacacacacacacacacacacacacacacacacacacacacacttcctttccTATTTCCTTTCTTACTTTCCTTGTTTCTGTGTTCCTTTCCTCCATCTTTGCTTTCATCCTTCCtccctttcctccttccttatTTTCCTTCCACCAtgtgtctctctttccttcttttctttctatattCTTTCTTTAgtcctttacttttttttgtttttattttgataagatttttctttttttcctaatcTGTCCATTTTTGCCACAGATTGGTGTTTAGAtttgcattctctctctctctctctctttctctgtacaGCGGTGGAGACCCGGAGTACGAGTTCTGAGGAGATGATCCCGAGTTCTCCgtctcctcctccccctcccaGAGTCTATAAACCATGTTTTGTTTGTCAGGATAAATCTTCAGGATATCACTACGGCGTCAGTTCCTGTGAGGGCTGCAAGGTGAGTtcctcttcctttttatttttacctttaCCTAAACTCCACCACTTTGGGCATCCAAACCCTGCCTGGGACACATCCTAACCACGCCCTCTATTCAGActagccacacccactttaatTATCGTAAACTTCATCACCTTAACCATCACCCATTCTTATTACTTATTTAAACCCCGCCCATTTCTCGTAGTAACTCCGCCTCTTTCTCATTCCTAACCTCCACCCTGATTGGTCAGACCTTCACACTTCCTGTGGAGCAGAAAGATTTGTtagggagaaaaaataaataatgaatccCGCTATATGTAGAGATAACGCAGTGCTGCCCCCTGGTGGGGTTATTACAGCTTTGGCTAATGTTTCAAAagtcatataaataatatattaaatcgATCCACACTTGatcttaatattttatttatctatatattttattatttatttactcaccaTCTCATTctgttccttttctctctccctctgttctCTGCAGGGGTTTTTCCGGCGCAGTATTCAGAAAACATGGTTTACACCTGTCACAGAGACAAGAACTGCCAGATCAACAAGGTGACGAGGAACCGCTGTCAGTTCTGTCGCTTACAGAAGTGCTTCGAGGTCGGAATGTCTAAAGAAGGTGAAGAGCAACGagacttttctttaaaaactcaCTGACGAGATCCAGAAAATATGGATTCACAAAATGACACATTGCAAGGAGTccttctggtttttttttttttttctttttctttttttcaatttgttttctttgaatttatgttgtataatatttttttatacttaaataaatattaattcattcattcattcattaattaaaatttctatttaaattgtAACTAAAAttgatcttttttatttcataactTCATActctgtaattatttatttttgttaattttcaatttatttatttgcattcaggtttttcctccattacttttttatgtttatatctTTCGCAtaatttttgctttcttttattttcttaacatTTGAATATCCTTTCTtcatcaccattattattacattcattcattcattataatgtttttttctgtttactttCATTCACACCTTCTGTCCATTTTTTATCTCTCAATCATTATCATTTGCTCACTTGTTTAATAtttcttattaatttattttcttattcccttcttttgcttttgtttccATCCACTTCATCCCTTCtagctttctttttctcactatTTTCTATTACTCCTCCttttcactgttttttattacattactcTAAACCTTCATTTCACTATGATTTTTCCATGTATCCCAATGCTCTGAgatttttatgttgttatttctgCTCAGAAGAATGatattctttctctccctctttcccccCCTCTCAGCGGTGAGGAACGACaggaataagaagaagaaggatgtgAAGGAGGAAGTGGTTTTGTTAGAAAGCTATGAGCTGAGTGGAGAGCTGGAGGAGCTTGTCAATAAAGTCAGTAAAGCCCACAGAGAAACGTTTCCCTCCCTGTGTCAGCTCGGGAAATACACtactgtatgtacacacacacacacacacacacacacacacacacacacacacacacacacactatttacttaagaataaatgcatgaataaatcactgtagtttatgtttatagttgataaatatttttatattatatagtgaagtgtgtgtgtgtgtgtgtgtgtgtgtgtgtagaactcGAGTGCGGATCACAGGGTCCAGCTGGATTTGGGCTTGTGGGATAAATTCAGTGAACTTTCCACAAAGTGCATCATTAAAATCGTGGAATTCGCCAAACGCCTGCCGGGTTTCACTTCACTGACCATCGCAGACCAGATCACACTGCTCAAATCCGCCTGCCTCGACATACTGGTaactagcacacacacacacacacacacacacacacacacacacacacacacacacacacatacacacacacacacacacacacacacacacacacatacacacacacacacacatacacacacacacacacacacacacacacacacacacacacacacacatacacatacacacacacacacacacacacacacacacacacatacacacacacacacacacacacacacacacacacacacacacacacacacacacacacacacacacacacacacacacacatatacacacacacacacacacacacacacacacacacacacacacacacacatttctacacCAGTCTTAATTTCGTCcagtttttttataaataaagcgTGTGCAAAACCTGGAATATGAagaatgtaatatatttaacatttacattgtttaattaaataataaaaactgtttaatatttttattaaatatctaaaatcaatgaataatataaataataataataataataataataactattattgttataattaaaatgattaattatattatttatattatattataatgaattattGTTGTGTTTATTACCCTCATATATTAAATTGCGTTTTCCTCctcgttttgttttttccttgtatttgtgtgtgtgtgtgtgtgtgtgtgtgtgtgtgtgtgtgtgtatgtatgtatgtgttagATGTTGAGGATTTGTACACGTTACACTCCTGAGCAGGACACCATGACCTTCTCAGACGGTTTGACTCTGAACAGAACTCAGATGCACAATGCTGGATTCGGACCTCTGACTGACCTGGTCTTCTCCTTCGCTGATCAGCTGCTTCCTCTCGAGATGGACGACACCGAGACCGGACTCCTGAGCGCCATCTGTCTCATCTGTGGAGGTACTGCACCAACACAAAGCTGACGTTACACCTAATCCAGTTGTGGGACttattaactgtgtgtgtgtgtgtgtgtgtgtgtgtgtgtgtgtgatagaccGTATGGATCTGGAGGAGCCTCAGCGAGTGGATCGGCTGCAGGAGCCTCTGCTGGAGGCTTTAAAGATCTACGCCAGGAGACGACGCCCCGATAAACCACACATGTTCCCTCGAATGCTGATGAAGGTCACTGACCTGCGAGGAATCAGCACTAAAGGTTTCACACACTTAatacatcaatacacacacacacacacacacacacacacacacacaaaataatacataaattcaCACATGTATACTGCCTACATGCACACATaaaagtcaagaggcttttattgtcatttctactagaCACAGTGgaacacagtacacagtaaaaacgagacaatgttcctccggaaccctggtgctacactaaacaacaacaacagagctacaacacaacacaaaactacaTAAAGTGAAtcaagtgcaaacagtgcagatgaaaaacagtacagacaaacaacacaagacaacacaatattaatacacaaatacacatgcacgcacacaataaatacataaattcaCACACTTGTActgtgcacatacacacaacgttaatacagatacacatacactcatactctgcacagaactacacacacacaattaatacaTGAACACTTGCACCATGctgtgtacacaaacacacaaaaaaggttAATAGAGCAGTACACACCCCATActgtgcacacatgcacacacacatggccgTTCCTGATTGGCTGgcagaaatgttatttttagaAATCACGGACTAATTTTATCGGCCATGTTGGACATGTTACCATGACAACAATTGTATACAAGCTTATGCTTAGCCtattaatgaaattaatttatattatatatgttaaatagatctatctatctatctatctatctatctatctatctatctatctatctatctatctatctatctatctatctatctatctaataattCTTTaccaaaatgtttaataaaatcagATGGATAACTAATTCAATATTTGCTTATTATAGTCTTCTACATATTTATGAATGATTGTATTGTATAGATAGagatataatatgtgtgtgtgtgtgtgtgtgtgtgtgtgtgtgtgtgtgtgtgtgtgtacaggtgcgGAACGAGCGATCACACTAAAGATGGAGATTCCTGGGCCGATGCCTCCCCTCATCCGTGAGATGTTGGAGAACCCGGAGGTTTATGAGGAAAGTCTTTCTCCTCCTGCCATCCAAGCCATTAAACGAGAAAGGGAGGACGAGTCTGCTcctgaggagaaggagaaggaggagaagaaggaggacaaGTTTACAGAGGAGGCAAAGGAGAGA includes these proteins:
- the LOC124402492 gene encoding LOW QUALITY PROTEIN: retinoic acid receptor gamma-like (The sequence of the model RefSeq protein was modified relative to this genomic sequence to represent the inferred CDS: inserted 1 base in 1 codon); translated protein: MSGRPIITMATNRERAVSHMTGFYPFAFNPMRSHAPFDLLARGRLFGRYGADLPKEMAALSVETRSTSSEEMIPSSPSPPPPPRVYKPCFVCQDKSSGYHYGVSSCEGCKGFFRRSIQXNMVYTCHRDKNCQINKVTRNRCQFCRLQKCFEVGMSKEAVRNDRNKKKKDVKEEVVLLESYELSGELEELVNKVSKAHRETFPSLCQLGKYTTNSSADHRVQLDLGLWDKFSELSTKCIIKIVEFAKRLPGFTSLTIADQITLLKSACLDILMLRICTRYTPEQDTMTFSDGLTLNRTQMHNAGFGPLTDLVFSFADQLLPLEMDDTETGLLSAICLICGDRMDLEEPQRVDRLQEPLLEALKIYARRRRPDKPHMFPRMLMKVTDLRGISTKGAERAITLKMEIPGPMPPLIREMLENPEVYEESLSPPAIQAIKREREDESAPEEKEKEEKKEDKFTEEAKERGRGGDSENDEERSILQMEMGEKKNTRGRAQ